One Megalopta genalis isolate 19385.01 chromosome 5, iyMegGena1_principal, whole genome shotgun sequence DNA window includes the following coding sequences:
- the LOC117226431 gene encoding uncharacterized protein LOC117226431 — protein sequence MPRPSRDTYGDQKPPYSYISLTAMAIWSSRDKMLPLAEIYKFIADRFPYYRKDTRRWQNSLRHNLSFNDCFIKVPRGPHRPGKGAYWALHPAALSMFENGSLLRRRKRFKLHKPDKELLKSELQALASAMPPPHSESSPVLSINPSVQSSSLTVANLYRLRDDLLRWELQEHRQTMTSGGNNSPGFPAPEPGSSYYLLSPEVRQRLAGTDEILRGYDSNLLQTGNWSFPGFQVSPYVSQLSYFQTELPDTRQICPAATEPSIPEKTEPRSFVDVARSSAADDTKMAAACLPLEPLPSQTTIQPELKKKKKPFTIENIMAPDDEQISRNLDDSKRGHLLAPRPLYAAGFPFGLAKVPYETAT from the exons ATGCCACGACCGTCGAGGGACACATACGGCGACCAGAAGCCGCCGTACTCGTACATTTCGCTGACCGCGATGGCGATCTGGTCGTCCAGGGACAAGATGCTGCCTTTGGCCGAGATCTACAAGTTCATCGCGGACCGGTTCCCCTACTATCGCAAGGACACCCGCAGATGGCAGAATTCGCTGAGGCACAATCTGTCTTTTAATGACTGCTTCATCAAG GTGCCGAGGGGTCCGCACCGACCCGGCAAGGGCGCGTACTGGGCGCTCCACCCGGCAGCCCTGTCGATGTTCGAGAACGGGTCGCTGCTTCGCCGCCGGAAGCGTTTCAAGCTGCACAAGCCGGACAAAGAGCTGCTAAAATCGGAGCTGCAGGCGCTGGCATCGGCGATGCCGCCGCCGCACTCGGAGTCCTCGCCGGTGTTGTCGATAAACCCGAGCGTCCAGTCGAGCAGCCTAACAGTGGCGAACCTGTACCGTCTGCGGGACGATCTCCTCCGTTGGGAGCTCCAAGAGCACCGTCAGACCATGACTTCCGGCGGCAACAATTCCCCGGGGTTCCCAGCGCCAGAGCCCGGGTCCAGCTACTACCTCCTATCGCCGGAGGTCCGACAGAGACTGGCCGGGACCGACGAGATCCTGCGCGGCTACGACAGCAACCTCCTGCAGACCGGAAACTGGAGCTTCCCGGGGTTCCAGGTGTCCCCGTACGTCTCCCAGCTGTCCTACTTCCAGACCGAGCTGCCGGACACCAGACAGATCTGTCCGGCGGCCACGGAGCCCAGCATCCCCGAGAAAACCGAGCCGAGAAGCTTCGTGGACGTGGCGAGGAGCTCCGCCGCGGATGACACCAAAATGGCCGCCGCCTGTTTGCCGCTCGAGCCCCTGCCCAGCCAGACCACGATCCAGCCCGagctgaagaagaagaagaaaccgTTCACCATCGAGAATATCATGGCGCCCGACGACGAACAGATCTCGAGGAACCTCGACGACTCCAAGAGGGGCCATCTTCTTGCACCGAGGCCGCTCTACGCCGCCGGTTTCCCCTTCGGACTCGCCAAGGTACCTTACGAAACTGCCACCTGA